A stretch of the Papaver somniferum cultivar HN1 chromosome 6, ASM357369v1, whole genome shotgun sequence genome encodes the following:
- the LOC113290276 gene encoding F-box/kelch-repeat protein At3g06240-like — MSRFLPEGIIENIVTRLPVRSISRFRCVSKNWYHLFRNPNFIKNHLNHANLINRFNILVTDDAGADDINTNPYLYYVDNNVLSSSSSSSSSSSSSPFLGHALNIDYPFMTREHVPHVLGSCDGLVCIESFPDSSICIWNPATREYKQVPEPYWESYFMAHGFGFDCKNDDYKVLGIESYGEGGISDASVYSLASDSWKELGIIPYNFSSVINKGFRVNGVLHWIATDPRAGLESKVIVCYDISDETFHDVSIPTKNPKEIGNCRLMSELGVWEGKLCLLRMNRTEDPDLCTHIDVWTMMDNKWSKHLKITANMTDMCYQWPIQTLQNGEILFEGGPKGWDVGSGLISYDPKLERARALKIHGFPYESDVEIYIETLVALSSGTYVGQ, encoded by the coding sequence ATGTCAAGATTCTTACCGGAGGGCATCATTGAGAACATAGTCACAAGGTTACCAGTCAGATCAATTTCAAGATTCAGGTGTGTTTCCAAAAATTGGTATCATctatttcgaaaccctaattttatcaaaaatCATCTCAACCATGCTAATCTCATTAACCGATTCAACATCTTGGTTACTGACGACGCAGGCGCTGATGATATAAATACAAACCCTTATCTTTATTATGTAGATAATAATGttctatcatcatcatcatcatcgtcatcatcatcatcatcatcaccattttTAGGTCATGCTCTTAATATTGATTATCCATTTATGACCCGAGAACATGTGCCTCATGTTCTGGGTTCTTGTGATGGTTTAGTTTGCATTGAATCATTTCCTGACAGTAGTATCTGTATTTGGAACCCGGCTACCAGAGAATATAAACAAGTACCTGAACCCTACTGGGAATCTTATTTTATGGCACATGGGTTTGGTTttgattgcaagaatgatgattaTAAGGTATTAGGAATTGAGAGTTATGGAGAAGGTGGGATTTCTGACGCTAGTGTTTACTCATTAGCTTCAGATTCATGGAAGGAACTTGGTATCATTCCTTATAATTTCTCTTCTGTGATAAATAAGGGATTTCGTGTTAATGGTGTTCTTCATTGGATTGCTACTGATCCTCGTGCTGGACTCGAATCTAAGGTTATTGTTTGTTATGATATTTCTGATGAGACATTCCATGATGTGTCAATACCTACCAAAAATCCAAAGGAGATTGGGAACTGCCGTCTCATGTCAGAGTTAGGCGTTTGGGAAGGGAAGCTTTGCCTACTTCGTATGAATCGTACGGAGGATCCTGATCTATGTACGCACATTGATGTGTGGACAATGATGGATAACAAGTGGAGTAAGCATTTGAAGATTACTGCAAATATGACAGATATGTGCTATCAATGGCCAATACAAACTTTACAGAATGGTGAGATCCTATTTGAAGGCGGACCAAAGGGTTGGGATGTGGGAAGTGGTTTGATATCATATGACCCTAAGCTTGAAAGAGCTCGAGCTCTGAAGATACATGGTTTCCCATATGAGTCTGATGTGGAAATTTATATTGAGACCTTAGTAGCACTCAGCTCTGGTACTTATGTTGGGCAATAA